Proteins from a genomic interval of Polaribacter sejongensis:
- the hppD gene encoding 4-hydroxyphenylpyruvate dioxygenase, whose protein sequence is MAKEIKSVNYGLEKIFEGAQDFLPLLGTDYVEFYVGNAKQAAHFYKTAFGFQSHAYRGLETGSKDSVSYVLTQDKIKLMLTTPLNSKSPINNHIVKHGDSVKIIALWVEDARKSYAETTSRGAKSYMEPTVEKDEFGEVVRAGIYTYGETVHLFVERKNYNGAFLPGFQKWESDYNPPAAGLKYIDHMVGNVGWNQMNTWVKFYEDVMGFVNFLSFDDKQIHTEYSALMSKVMSNGNGRIKFPINEPAEGKKRSQIEEYLDFYEGSGVQHIAVATDDIIKTVGQLKANGVEFLSTPPEEYYNAVPGRLQEYSHELREDIEKLKGLGIMIDADEDGYLLQIFTKPVEDRPTLFFEIIQRMGAKGFGAGNFKALFESIEREQAKRGTL, encoded by the coding sequence ATGGCAAAAGAAATAAAATCAGTAAACTACGGTTTAGAAAAAATATTTGAAGGTGCACAAGATTTCCTTCCATTGTTAGGAACAGATTACGTAGAGTTTTACGTTGGTAATGCAAAACAAGCAGCTCACTTTTACAAAACAGCATTCGGGTTTCAGTCGCACGCATATCGTGGTTTAGAAACGGGTTCAAAAGATTCGGTAAGTTATGTATTAACACAAGACAAAATAAAGTTGATGTTAACAACTCCGCTAAATAGCAAATCGCCAATTAACAACCATATTGTAAAACATGGCGACAGCGTAAAAATTATTGCACTTTGGGTAGAAGATGCTAGAAAATCGTATGCAGAAACAACGTCCCGCGGAGCGAAATCTTATATGGAACCAACCGTAGAAAAAGACGAGTTCGGTGAAGTAGTAAGAGCGGGAATTTACACCTACGGAGAAACCGTACACTTATTTGTTGAGCGTAAAAACTACAACGGCGCATTTTTACCCGGTTTTCAAAAATGGGAATCAGATTATAATCCGCCAGCAGCAGGATTAAAATACATAGACCATATGGTTGGTAATGTTGGTTGGAATCAAATGAATACGTGGGTAAAATTTTACGAAGATGTTATGGGGTTCGTTAACTTTTTATCTTTTGATGACAAACAAATTCATACAGAATATTCTGCGTTAATGAGTAAAGTAATGTCTAACGGAAATGGAAGAATCAAATTCCCAATAAATGAACCTGCAGAAGGGAAAAAACGTTCTCAAATTGAAGAATATTTAGATTTTTACGAAGGTTCTGGTGTGCAGCATATTGCAGTTGCCACAGATGATATTATAAAAACGGTGGGCCAATTAAAAGCTAACGGAGTAGAGTTTTTATCAACGCCACCAGAGGAATATTATAATGCAGTTCCTGGAAGATTACAAGAATACAGTCATGAATTAAGAGAAGATATCGAAAAGTTAAAAGGTTTAGGTATTATGATAGATGCTGATGAAGATGGGTATTTATTACAAATTTTTACCAAACCGGTAGAAGACAGGCCAACCTTGTTTTTCGAAATTATTCAAAGAATGGGGGCAAAAGGTTTTGGAGCAGGAAACTTTAAAGCATTGTTCGAATCGATAGAAAGAGAGCAAGCAAAAAGAGGAACGCTTTAA
- a CDS encoding tryptophan 2,3-dioxygenase family protein: protein MNRDEILKAIEEKYDKLGVPVDSMLEGLLWSTPITYWDYIQTDALLGLQTPRTTQPDEMVFIMYHQVNELLFKMILWEIDQVAKTIEVTADKFSLHLGRISRYFDMLCSSFNVMADGMEKEQYLKFRNTLTPASGFQSAQYRKIEFASTELINLIDVRFRDEIDRNSSFKNAYNHLYWQAAGKNYTTGQKSTLLNLFEQKYMGDFIDFMEDYNDINLSLKFKQLPKEVQGNKELIKAMRHYDYTVNVKWVMAHYNAAAKYIGGKEKDLEATGGSSWRKYMHPKYQRRIFYPYLWSEEELKNWGTF from the coding sequence ATGAATAGAGACGAAATACTAAAAGCAATAGAAGAAAAATACGATAAATTAGGTGTTCCTGTAGATTCTATGTTAGAAGGTTTACTCTGGAGCACACCAATTACGTATTGGGATTATATTCAAACAGATGCACTTTTAGGCTTGCAAACCCCAAGAACCACACAGCCAGATGAAATGGTTTTTATCATGTATCATCAAGTAAACGAGTTGTTATTTAAAATGATTTTGTGGGAAATTGATCAGGTTGCCAAAACAATTGAAGTCACTGCAGATAAATTTTCTTTGCATTTGGGTAGAATCAGTCGATATTTTGATATGTTGTGTAGTTCTTTTAATGTGATGGCAGACGGAATGGAAAAAGAACAATATTTAAAATTTAGAAATACATTAACGCCTGCTAGTGGTTTTCAATCTGCTCAGTATCGGAAAATAGAATTTGCATCTACAGAATTAATCAATTTAATAGATGTGCGTTTTAGAGATGAAATAGATAGAAATTCGTCTTTTAAAAACGCCTACAATCACTTGTATTGGCAAGCAGCTGGTAAAAATTATACTACGGGCCAAAAATCAACCTTATTAAATCTTTTTGAACAAAAATATATGGGTGATTTTATAGATTTTATGGAAGATTACAATGATATTAATCTGTCCTTAAAGTTTAAGCAATTACCCAAAGAAGTTCAAGGAAATAAAGAATTAATTAAAGCCATGCGTCATTATGATTATACTGTAAATGTAAAATGGGTAATGGCACATTATAATGCGGCAGCAAAATATATTGGTGGTAAAGAGAAAGATTTAGAAGCAACGGGAGGTAGTAGTTGGCGTAAATATATGCACCCGAAATACCAGCGAAGAATTTTTTATCCATATTTATGGAGCGAAGAAGAATTGAAAAACTGGGGAACATTTTAA
- a CDS encoding DUF3108 domain-containing protein: MKRYTLLFFALVFLTTTNSQDNLKAFKSGESLRYKMSYSGFLRAGTAVLEVNEKELNGKTVFYTKGKGWTSGMIKWFFEVDDLYESYFDKDSVKPYLFKRKIDEGGYKKHRITSFNYNSKKAYVQDFTIQKDTSVAFSNVQDILSSFYYLRNKDVSGMKVGEEIAIDMFLDSQVYPFKLRFLGTETLKTKFGKINTLIFRPLVQSGRVFKAQESVTLWITADANKIPIKIKADLAVGSLRAELETYKGLANTFVKN; the protein is encoded by the coding sequence ATGAAAAGATATACCCTATTATTTTTTGCCCTTGTTTTTTTGACAACTACTAATAGTCAAGATAATTTAAAAGCTTTTAAAAGCGGAGAGTCATTACGTTATAAAATGAGTTACAGTGGTTTTTTAAGAGCTGGAACTGCGGTTTTAGAAGTGAATGAAAAAGAGCTTAATGGCAAAACAGTTTTTTATACAAAAGGAAAAGGTTGGACTTCTGGTATGATAAAATGGTTTTTTGAAGTAGATGATTTGTATGAATCTTATTTTGATAAAGACTCTGTAAAACCTTATCTTTTTAAAAGAAAGATTGATGAAGGTGGTTATAAAAAACATAGAATTACTTCTTTTAATTATAACTCTAAGAAAGCTTATGTTCAGGATTTTACTATTCAGAAAGATACTTCTGTGGCTTTTTCTAATGTACAAGATATACTTTCCTCTTTTTACTATTTAAGAAATAAAGATGTTTCAGGTATGAAAGTAGGTGAGGAAATTGCAATAGATATGTTCTTAGACTCTCAAGTATACCCTTTTAAATTACGTTTCTTAGGAACAGAAACTTTAAAAACAAAATTCGGAAAAATAAATACTTTAATTTTTAGACCTTTGGTACAATCTGGTAGAGTTTTTAAAGCACAAGAAAGTGTTACGCTTTGGATAACTGCTGATGCTAATAAAATTCCAATAAAAATTAAAGCAGACTTAGCTGTTGGGTCTTTAAGAGCTGAACTAGAGACGTATAAGGGGTTGGCGAATACTTTCGTTAAAAATTAA
- a CDS encoding peptidoglycan DD-metalloendopeptidase family protein, giving the protein MRKIIFLLVLITSVSSCKKEVEKTVTPPKKVKPKPVFKYGYNTDDYKIIQDTIRSGESFGEILDRHHVGYPKISEISNSIREEFDVRRLRAGKPYLILSSKDSLAEAKVFIYKNSVINATVIDFKDSIIKAHVYAQPIKTVERVVEGVIYSNLSNTMDSLHLSSSLTYAVADIYAWTLDFYKLQKGDSFKLVFEEKYIKDSLFAGYGNIKSAVFNHNGANLLAFRFISDSKLGIPEYYDENGNMLRSQFLKSPIKFQYRISSRYNLRRRIAYYGNKIKPHKGTDFAAKIGTPILATASGTVVESTRRGGNGKFVKIKHNSTYSTQYLHMRNQNVKKGQYVKQGDVIGYVGMTGNTGGPHVCYRFWKHGQQVDPFKEKLPSAEPLKKSLLPEYLEFIKPLKYQLENKILPVEEPEVIERIAQN; this is encoded by the coding sequence TTGAGAAAAATAATCTTCCTTTTAGTCTTAATTACCTCTGTATCATCTTGTAAGAAAGAGGTTGAGAAAACCGTTACACCTCCAAAAAAAGTAAAACCTAAACCTGTTTTTAAATATGGGTATAATACAGATGATTATAAAATAATTCAGGACACTATTAGAAGTGGAGAAAGTTTTGGTGAAATTTTAGATAGACACCATGTAGGTTACCCTAAAATTAGCGAAATATCTAACTCAATAAGAGAAGAGTTTGATGTTAGAAGATTAAGGGCAGGGAAACCTTACCTAATTTTATCGAGTAAAGATTCCTTAGCAGAGGCTAAGGTTTTTATTTATAAAAACAGTGTAATTAATGCTACAGTTATTGATTTTAAAGATTCAATAATTAAAGCGCATGTTTATGCACAGCCAATAAAAACGGTTGAAAGAGTTGTAGAAGGAGTCATTTATTCTAATCTATCTAATACAATGGATAGTTTGCATTTATCATCAAGTTTAACGTATGCAGTTGCAGATATTTATGCTTGGACTTTAGATTTTTACAAACTTCAAAAAGGAGATTCATTTAAGCTTGTTTTTGAAGAAAAATATATAAAAGATTCTCTTTTTGCGGGATACGGAAATATTAAATCAGCAGTTTTTAACCATAATGGCGCAAACTTACTGGCCTTTAGATTCATTTCAGATTCTAAATTAGGCATTCCTGAGTATTATGATGAGAATGGAAACATGCTGCGTAGTCAGTTTTTAAAATCTCCTATTAAGTTTCAATATAGAATATCATCAAGATATAATTTAAGAAGAAGAATTGCCTATTATGGTAATAAAATTAAACCTCATAAGGGTACCGATTTTGCAGCAAAAATAGGAACGCCAATTTTAGCAACAGCAAGTGGAACTGTGGTAGAATCTACAAGAAGAGGTGGTAATGGTAAGTTTGTTAAAATTAAGCACAATAGTACATATTCAACCCAATATTTACACATGAGAAATCAGAATGTAAAGAAAGGTCAGTATGTAAAACAAGGAGACGTTATTGGTTACGTAGGTATGACAGGTAATACCGGTGGGCCTCATGTTTGTTATCGTTTTTGGAAACATGGACAGCAAGTAGATCCATTTAAAGAAAAATTACCTTCTGCAGAACCTTTAAAGAAAAGTTTATTACCAGAATATTTAGAGTTTATTAAACCGCTTAAATATCAATTAGAAAACAAAATTCTTCCGGTTGAAGAACCAGAAGTTATAGAAAGAATAGCACAAAATTAA
- the pgi gene encoding glucose-6-phosphate isomerase — protein MALKNINPTTTNAWEALTNHFNDIKNISIKDLDKETNRKEDFSLNFDDLLVDFSKNRVTKETIKLLVDLAKEVDLKDAIDKQYAGEVINVTEGREVLHTALRSTSDEPILVDGKNIKPQIQAALRKIKSFSNKVISGKWKGYTGKAITDIVNIGIGGSDLGPDMVVESLKFYKNQLTTHFVSNVDGDHVSEVMKTLNPETTLFVIVSKTFTTQETISNAETLKNWFLKSATIFDIPKHFVAVSTNLEAVDSFGIDKANVFPMWNWVGGRFSLWSGVGLSISLSVGYDNYKQLLEGAEEMDLHYKNEDFENNIPVILALLSIWYNNFYGAETEAVLPYSQYLAKLPAYLQQAIMESNGKGVDRNGDKVNYQTGTIVWGSTGTNMQHAFMQLVHQGTKLIPADFIGYKESLYGLTDHHKKLMSNYYGQMDALAFGKTKEEVHLELKFSGDEDKIAKLLPFKVFEGNRPSNAILFDKLTPRSLGKLIAMYEHKIFTQGILWNIYSYDQFGVELGKEMAKKLLSNS, from the coding sequence ATGGCTTTAAAAAACATCAACCCAACTACAACAAATGCATGGGAAGCATTAACAAATCATTTTAATGATATTAAAAATATCAGTATAAAAGATTTAGATAAAGAAACCAATAGAAAAGAAGACTTTTCTTTAAATTTTGATGATTTATTAGTAGATTTTTCTAAGAATAGAGTTACTAAAGAAACCATTAAATTGCTAGTTGATTTAGCAAAAGAGGTAGATTTAAAAGATGCAATAGATAAGCAATATGCAGGTGAAGTAATTAATGTAACTGAAGGTAGAGAGGTGTTACATACCGCACTAAGAAGTACTTCTGATGAACCTATTTTAGTTGATGGAAAAAATATTAAGCCACAAATACAAGCTGCTTTAAGAAAAATTAAAAGTTTTTCTAACAAAGTTATTTCTGGTAAATGGAAAGGATATACAGGTAAAGCGATTACAGATATTGTTAATATAGGTATTGGTGGGTCTGATTTAGGACCAGATATGGTTGTAGAATCTTTAAAGTTTTACAAGAACCAATTAACAACACATTTTGTTTCTAATGTAGATGGAGATCACGTTTCTGAAGTGATGAAAACTTTAAACCCAGAAACTACTTTATTTGTAATTGTGTCTAAAACATTTACAACACAAGAAACTATTTCTAATGCAGAAACGCTTAAGAACTGGTTTTTAAAATCGGCAACTATTTTTGATATTCCAAAACATTTTGTGGCAGTTTCTACAAACTTAGAAGCGGTAGATAGTTTTGGTATAGATAAAGCAAACGTTTTCCCGATGTGGAACTGGGTTGGTGGTCGTTTTTCTCTTTGGTCTGGAGTTGGTTTGTCTATTAGTTTATCTGTAGGATATGATAATTATAAGCAACTTTTAGAAGGAGCAGAAGAAATGGATCTTCATTATAAAAATGAAGATTTCGAGAATAATATTCCGGTAATCTTAGCATTGTTAAGTATTTGGTATAATAATTTTTACGGTGCAGAAACAGAAGCAGTTTTACCGTATTCTCAGTATTTAGCAAAACTTCCAGCTTATTTGCAACAAGCTATTATGGAAAGTAATGGTAAAGGTGTAGATAGAAACGGTGACAAAGTAAATTACCAAACAGGTACTATTGTTTGGGGAAGTACAGGTACCAATATGCAGCATGCTTTTATGCAATTAGTGCACCAAGGAACTAAATTAATTCCTGCAGATTTTATAGGATATAAAGAGTCTTTATATGGTTTAACAGATCATCATAAAAAATTAATGTCTAACTATTACGGGCAAATGGATGCATTGGCTTTTGGTAAAACAAAAGAAGAAGTGCATTTAGAATTAAAGTTTTCTGGTGATGAAGATAAAATTGCAAAATTGTTGCCTTTTAAAGTTTTTGAAGGAAACAGACCAAGTAATGCGATTCTTTTTGATAAATTAACACCTCGTTCTTTAGGGAAATTAATAGCAATGTATGAGCATAAAATCTTTACACAAGGGATTTTATGGAACATTTATAGTTACGATCAATTTGGTGTAGAACTAGGGAAAGAAATGGCTAAGAAATTATTAAGTAACTCATAA
- a CDS encoding TonB-dependent receptor: protein MRNFKNLLFVALLLVTATVLGQTKITGTVVDDTNQPLPGASVVVKGTTNGTSTDFDGKFTLTADVNSGTVVISFIGFTNREVAFSTSKANLKMIKLTEDAGALDEIVVTATSFAIGRKTPVAVSTVKAADIEAKLGTQEFPEILKSTPGVYATRQGGGYGDGDINLRGFRSQNIAVMINGIPVNDMENGNVYWSNWAGLSDVTSAMQVQRGLGASKVAVPSIGGTINIISKSTDAIKGGAITMSTGNNGYQKYGMTLSTGMMDNGFAVTASASKVSGEGYVNGLQFEGTNYFLNVSKQINDNHKLSFNVIGTIQEHGQRFNKRTIAQYRATEQGGQRFNPDWGYRDGKVENTAFNSYHKPQLSVNYDWTISDKTFLTTAVYASFGSGGGRRTQGTKFTNNDYRLGDIDQPIDFDLIVAENKVSGAYGATDIFASSENSHEWYGILSTLKTDLTETLTFSGGVDVRDYVGSHWYEVTDLLGGQYYYNSDLKERTGGQALKVGDKFSKDYDGHVGRYGLFAQLEYSKDDLSVFFSSSVSNSVYSKVDRMSFGAETRESESADFLGYSTKGGANYNIDDVQNVFANVGYFSRAPIADQVFNSDYDVDLYEGALNEKVFSFELGYGFKTQMFSANVNLYNTSWLDRFMTFSLPGASGEVITSNVTGLDALHQGLEIDFLFKPIEKLAVTGMASLGNWRWKDNASATTFDEATGDVISSGTVYAKDLKVSNAAQTTFALGLKYDLLDKTSVSLDYNYAGDNYATMNVTSRTDVDDSGIDTWKMPNFHLFDLGLRHGFEIAGLSSTLNANVNNLFNVEYISNADNGDTSDFDTAQVYYGAGRTFSLGLKVKF from the coding sequence ATGAGAAATTTTAAAAACTTATTATTTGTAGCACTACTATTAGTAACGGCTACTGTTTTAGGACAAACTAAAATTACTGGTACGGTTGTAGATGATACAAACCAACCTTTACCAGGTGCAAGTGTTGTTGTGAAAGGCACAACAAACGGTACATCAACAGATTTTGATGGAAAATTTACGCTAACAGCAGATGTTAATTCTGGCACTGTCGTTATTTCTTTTATTGGTTTTACAAATAGAGAGGTTGCTTTTTCTACTTCAAAAGCTAATTTAAAAATGATTAAGTTAACTGAAGATGCTGGCGCTTTAGATGAAATAGTTGTTACTGCAACTTCTTTTGCTATTGGTAGAAAAACCCCAGTGGCAGTTTCTACAGTAAAAGCTGCAGATATTGAAGCAAAATTAGGAACTCAAGAATTTCCTGAAATTTTAAAATCTACACCAGGTGTATATGCTACTAGACAAGGTGGTGGTTACGGAGATGGAGATATTAACTTACGTGGGTTTAGATCTCAAAACATTGCTGTTATGATTAATGGTATTCCTGTAAACGATATGGAGAATGGAAATGTATATTGGTCTAACTGGGCAGGTTTATCAGATGTTACGTCTGCAATGCAAGTACAAAGAGGTTTAGGAGCTTCTAAAGTAGCTGTACCTTCTATTGGTGGTACAATTAACATTATTTCTAAATCTACTGATGCTATAAAAGGTGGTGCTATAACAATGAGTACTGGTAACAATGGGTATCAAAAATATGGTATGACTTTATCTACCGGTATGATGGATAATGGTTTTGCGGTAACTGCATCTGCTTCTAAAGTTTCTGGAGAAGGATATGTAAACGGATTACAGTTTGAAGGAACTAATTACTTCTTAAATGTTTCTAAACAAATTAATGATAATCATAAATTGTCTTTTAATGTTATTGGAACAATTCAAGAACATGGTCAAAGATTCAATAAAAGAACAATTGCACAATATAGAGCTACAGAACAAGGTGGTCAAAGATTTAATCCAGATTGGGGTTACAGAGATGGTAAAGTAGAAAATACTGCTTTTAACTCTTATCATAAACCTCAATTATCTGTAAATTATGATTGGACAATTTCTGATAAAACATTTTTAACTACAGCTGTTTATGCATCTTTTGGTTCAGGTGGAGGTAGAAGAACTCAAGGAACAAAATTTACAAATAATGATTATAGATTAGGAGATATAGATCAACCAATCGATTTTGATTTAATTGTAGCAGAAAATAAAGTAAGTGGTGCTTATGGAGCAACAGATATTTTTGCTTCTTCAGAGAACTCTCATGAATGGTATGGTATTTTATCAACATTAAAAACAGATCTAACAGAAACACTTACTTTTTCTGGAGGTGTTGATGTAAGAGATTATGTTGGTTCTCACTGGTACGAAGTAACAGATCTTTTAGGAGGACAATATTATTATAATAGCGATCTTAAAGAAAGAACAGGAGGTCAAGCGTTAAAAGTTGGAGATAAATTTAGTAAAGATTATGATGGTCATGTTGGTAGATATGGTTTATTTGCACAATTAGAATATAGTAAAGATGATTTATCTGTATTTTTCTCCTCATCTGTTTCTAACTCTGTATATAGTAAAGTAGATAGAATGTCTTTTGGAGCTGAAACTAGAGAGTCTGAATCAGCAGATTTCTTAGGATATAGTACAAAAGGTGGTGCTAACTATAATATTGATGATGTACAAAATGTATTTGCTAATGTTGGATATTTCTCAAGAGCACCTATTGCAGATCAAGTATTCAATAGTGATTATGATGTAGATTTATATGAAGGAGCATTAAATGAGAAAGTATTTAGTTTTGAATTAGGATATGGTTTTAAAACACAAATGTTTTCTGCAAACGTAAACTTATATAACACGTCTTGGTTAGATAGATTTATGACTTTTAGTCTTCCTGGAGCAAGTGGAGAAGTAATTACATCTAACGTAACAGGTTTAGACGCTTTACACCAAGGTTTAGAAATAGATTTCTTATTTAAACCAATTGAAAAATTAGCTGTTACAGGTATGGCTTCTTTAGGAAACTGGAGATGGAAAGATAATGCATCTGCTACTACATTTGATGAAGCTACTGGAGATGTTATATCTAGTGGAACAGTATATGCAAAAGATTTAAAAGTATCTAATGCTGCACAAACAACATTTGCTTTAGGTCTTAAATATGACTTATTAGATAAAACAAGTGTTTCTTTAGATTATAATTACGCAGGAGACAACTATGCAACTATGAATGTTACATCTAGAACAGATGTAGATGATAGTGGAATTGACACATGGAAGATGCCTAACTTTCATTTATTTGATTTAGGACTTAGACATGGTTTCGAAATAGCTGGCTTATCTTCTACATTAAATGCAAATGTGAATAATCTTTTTAATGTAGAATATATTTCAAATGCAGATAATGGTGATACTTCAGACTTTGACACTGCCCAAGTGTATTACGGAGCAGGAAGAACATTTAGTTTAGGATTAAAAGTTAAATTTTAG
- a CDS encoding choice-of-anchor J domain-containing protein has product MKKIFLLLTVFSMVFTSCDPLEDIYEEVEGRDIAGEVIYTLTEDDYETLEFDNRYFSSEDEAKVALPGFLSEKYPLWGKGSTASVLYKIETLGDYTGASEYSLALTDYPSHVADNAVAFYESENAVDFLPTILEANFASAVEGDVVLAKYNQYIGETVSGTTEFYSADFAGEKSLLDYEAVSVIGEQTWVATEYGIEVTGYDSGERHENEDWLISTDIDLSSFPNSTIQVDQTFNYGDPSGFSVLISTDYTDDVAAATWNVIDLVNTPDGTSWDGIVSDEYSLAAYNGETINIAFKYTSTETNAGTYQVNLVSLKAAGVEGETKSVSEFYTFDGSAWGLSEDIYYLSDADFISMGEGSGRPGQHGNFSSSVSPGDYLPAFLANKFPYAQEGDVFPLVYKYYNDGAQLKGDTYIYSNSVWSDLKYTIDFSHDGSIWAPATKYELVEADYTLIADTYRTVEGFEDVVANLESYGNISTFNWEDDQIDAAINTVLKAHFPDADEGQNFDVIVFVYNGSAQNVTFNYTLSSGVYKRR; this is encoded by the coding sequence ATGAAAAAAATATTTTTATTACTAACAGTTTTTTCAATGGTGTTCACTTCTTGTGATCCATTAGAAGATATTTACGAAGAAGTTGAAGGAAGAGACATTGCAGGTGAAGTTATTTATACACTTACTGAAGATGATTATGAAACTTTAGAATTTGATAATCGTTACTTTAGTTCAGAAGATGAGGCAAAAGTAGCATTACCGGGTTTTTTATCCGAGAAATACCCACTTTGGGGTAAAGGATCTACAGCCTCAGTTTTATATAAGATAGAAACGTTAGGAGATTATACAGGAGCATCAGAATACTCTTTAGCTCTTACAGATTATCCATCTCATGTTGCAGACAACGCTGTCGCTTTTTATGAAAGCGAAAACGCAGTTGATTTTTTACCTACTATCTTAGAAGCTAACTTTGCATCAGCTGTAGAAGGAGATGTTGTTTTAGCTAAATATAACCAATATATTGGTGAAACTGTAAGCGGAACTACAGAGTTTTATTCAGCAGATTTTGCAGGGGAAAAATCTTTATTAGATTATGAAGCTGTAAGTGTTATTGGAGAGCAAACGTGGGTAGCTACTGAATATGGGATAGAAGTAACGGGTTATGATAGTGGAGAACGACATGAAAATGAAGATTGGTTAATTTCAACAGATATTGATTTATCTAGTTTTCCAAATTCAACGATTCAAGTTGATCAAACTTTTAATTATGGAGATCCTTCAGGGTTTAGTGTTTTAATCTCAACTGATTATACAGATGATGTTGCAGCAGCAACTTGGAATGTTATTGATTTGGTTAATACACCAGACGGAACTAGTTGGGACGGTATAGTATCAGATGAATATAGTTTAGCTGCTTATAATGGAGAAACTATCAATATTGCATTTAAATACACTTCAACAGAAACGAATGCGGGTACTTATCAAGTAAACCTTGTTTCTTTAAAAGCAGCAGGTGTAGAAGGTGAAACAAAGAGTGTTTCAGAATTTTATACTTTTGATGGTAGTGCTTGGGGATTATCTGAAGATATTTACTATTTAAGTGATGCAGACTTTATTTCTATGGGAGAAGGATCTGGTAGACCAGGACAACACGGTAATTTTTCTAGTTCAGTATCTCCGGGTGATTATTTACCAGCATTTTTAGCAAATAAATTTCCATATGCACAAGAAGGAGATGTATTTCCTTTAGTGTATAAATATTATAACGATGGAGCTCAATTAAAAGGAGATACATACATTTATTCTAATAGTGTTTGGAGTGATTTAAAGTATACTATCGATTTTTCACATGATGGTTCAATCTGGGCTCCAGCAACTAAATACGAACTTGTTGAAGCAGATTACACGTTAATTGCAGATACTTATAGAACTGTAGAAGGTTTTGAAGATGTGGTAGCTAATTTAGAAAGCTACGGTAACATTAGTACCTTTAATTGGGAAGATGATCAAATAGACGCTGCAATTAATACGGTTTTAAAAGCTCATTTTCCAGATGCAGATGAGGGGCAAAATTTTGATGTTATTGTATTTGTTTATAATGGATCTGCTCAAAATGTAACTTTTAATTATACTCTTTCATCAGGCGTTTATAAAAGAAGATAA
- a CDS encoding lysophospholipid acyltransferase family protein, which yields MKILSYIVSPIFILVFFLSLVIFHPLQWLGLKIFGYKGHQLVVDYMNWFLSKTLLILGVVVKVNNPYKLPENCSLIFVSNHQSMFDISPISWAFRKYQPKFVSKKELGKGIPSISFNLRHGGAALIDRKDPKQAISALITFSKRIKENKWGAVIFPEGTRSRDGKPKQFAINGLKVITKVNKEGYIVPITINNSWKIFKYGKFPLGLGSPITFTVHQPVKINTLPFDELLEKTESVIKEHIN from the coding sequence ATGAAAATTTTAAGTTATATAGTATCACCAATTTTTATATTGGTGTTTTTTTTAAGTCTAGTTATATTTCATCCATTACAATGGTTGGGTTTAAAAATATTTGGATATAAAGGACATCAGTTGGTGGTAGATTACATGAACTGGTTTTTATCCAAAACACTATTAATTCTAGGAGTCGTTGTAAAGGTTAATAATCCGTATAAGTTACCAGAAAATTGTTCACTTATTTTTGTGTCCAATCATCAAAGTATGTTTGATATTTCTCCAATTAGTTGGGCGTTTAGAAAGTATCAACCAAAATTTGTATCAAAAAAAGAGTTAGGTAAAGGCATACCAAGTATTTCATTTAATCTAAGGCATGGTGGTGCAGCATTAATAGATAGAAAAGATCCAAAGCAAGCCATTTCTGCTTTAATAACCTTTTCCAAAAGAATAAAGGAAAATAAATGGGGAGCTGTTATATTCCCAGAAGGAACCAGGAGTAGAGACGGTAAGCCTAAGCAATTTGCAATAAACGGACTAAAAGTCATCACAAAAGTCAATAAAGAGGGCTATATTGTGCCGATTACCATAAATAATTCGTGGAAAATTTTTAAATACGGAAAATTTCCATTAGGTTTAGGTAGTCCAATTACATTTACAGTTCATCAACCCGTAAAAATAAACACATTACCTTTTGATGAATTATTAGAAAAAACAGAATCAGTTATTAAAGAACACATAAATTAA